The Calditrichota bacterium genome includes the window AGCGGGTGAGCGACATTCATTTTTTTCGAATTTACGTTTTGACATGGACAAAGTCAAGAACAATTTTCGACCTTTTTTCTGCAGCCGCCAGCAATTTCACGCGCGGGACTCGAGACAGGCTTGCTCGCTTTCTCCAGAAGGAAAGGGCAGGCACAAGGCCACTGGCTGCTACCCTGGCGGGGCACCGACCTAGGCGAGGACCTGCCATCGGTTCGTGAGAGAGCTGTCTGCACGCGGAGTCAACCAGGCAGGACTTCTCCGGCGCACCGGCAGCCGACGTCTGTCCCAGTGGCCCCAACCTCCGCCGCAGGAGATGTGTGATTCGAGGGACCATCTGCGCGGCACGGGTCCTCTCCGTCCAAAGTGGTCGGCGAGGCAACAAGACAGGCGGCCTGATGTGTAGCGCGCCGGCCCTGAGGTCGGGCGGCAGGCGGGCAAAGGGGCAAGGCTTGTTCGCTGGCTTGCGTTCTTAGAAGAGCGTCCGGTAGTAGGCGGGGCGAGGACGTCCTGGGGAGAGGAGCTGCTGTCGGCTTTGCTCCTGCTGCACATACGAAGCTGCGCCCCAAATCTTGACGGTGCGCTTCCCGTCCGACTCCTGCCCACAGGTGATGATACGCGGGCCCATGGTGAGGCAGCAGGTGGTCCCTGCTGCGTGCCCGCTGACCCAGGCGACCGAAGAAAAACCAGGTCGCAGATCCACCACACCCAGGGTCCCTTCACGGCCAGCCGGTAGTGTGCCGATGAAAAGGCGGCCGTCCGGGTACGTGGTGAGGCAGGCGGCCTTGCCTTTGCCCACACGGTAGAGCTCCCCGTCACCGGAGTCGTGGTCAACAAGGGCAATGGCAAGTTCCGTGTCCTCCTTGAGAGGATCACGGACAAGCGCCACGGCCAGGCGGCCGTCCGGGTAAGGCGCGATCTGCTCGGGGACGCCTGGCAAGTTGCTGATGGTCTGGAGCTCACCCCGCGCCAAGTCCCAGATGCGCACGGAGCCATCGTCGCTGGCCGCATAGATTCGGCCGCGGCGGTCGGCAGCGAGGTCAAGAAGACGGGCCCCAGGGCCTGGTAATTCCGCACCCAGGGACGCGTCAAGTTCCCACACCACCAGGCGTCCGTCCTTGTGACCGGTCACCAGCCTGCGCGGCGGCAAGGCTGCCACAAGACACGCCGGTGACCCGCAGCCTGGCAGCCGGCGATGGGTGCCCTCCTCGAAATTGCTCAGGTGAACGTGCCCTTCCTGGTCCACGGTGCACAGGTGCGCACCCAGCACGCGCAGGGCTTCCACCTTGCTTCGGTGAGCCCAGTGCGCGAAGAGCCGGTCGTTGAATCCGACCATGATCCCCACCCGGCCGTCTGCGGCGCCGAAGGCCACCTGGCCATGGGTGTAGAAGGCGATCTGGGTGATTTCCAGGCCCCGTGTGTCGAGGGTTTCCAGCAAGTATGGCTCCGTCGCCACATCAGGGTTGAGGAGCCTGCCAAAAGTGCTCTCTTGCGGCGGGAAAGTGTCAGAGGGAGCGCCTTGCCATGGCCTTGGCACGATTGCTACGCGTTCGGTGCAGACACTGGCCTTGAACGACTCGCGCCTCAGGGGGCTACTCCTTTCGACGAAGGGTCCGATGCTGATCTGTTCCCCCCAGGCGCGTACTTTTCGGGCAGCGAACACTTGCTGAATCTCTGGCATGGTGAGGCGAGAGGGGATGGAATTGTCCAAGTTGTAAATGAGCACCTCGCCTTCTCGATAGAAGCGCGTACCCTCGATGGGCGGATCCTCAACCAGACAGAGGTGGGAGGAGACGCTCTCCAGGTTTCCCTCCCGCTCCTCAAGATTCAGTCGCCTGGTCGAATGGGTGGTGCGAAAGCTGACAATCACATCCAGGAAGCCGCGCTCGTAGAACCTTTCGATGACGCGGTGGAAGTAGGCTGCGTCGCGCCATCCGTCCAGGATGATCAGCTTCTTGCCGGCGTGTTGTGCCATGAATTCGTCGAAATAGCGCTCGGGGTCGTCCTCCTCCGGAGCGATGGAGTCATCCTGGTAGTACTGCGGGTCCACGTGGGCGCGGAGCCAGGCCAAGCCGAGGATGCGGTTGAAGATTTTGTTTGCCGGTTTGTCGCGCATGAGGTAGAGGATATCGCTGGCGCGCACGTGCGCAAAGCCCTGCGCGATGGCCTGACAAAAGTAGGTTTTTCCGGTGCCCGAATCGCCTGCCACCGCCATGACCACAGGTTGCTTGACGGCCATGAGGTGAAAGAGGGTCTCGGACAGTTCGTATAGCCCGGTGCTGCAAGGCTTGAGGGCCAAGATCGGCATTGCGGCAAAGTCATGAAGGTAGAGGGTGTGCAGAAAATCCGGAAGTTCCAGGCTGCGCAGGGCAAAGGCCGCTTCTTCGACAACGCGGGGTTCTCGGGAGGCGAGCAACCGGAGGAGGGCAATGACCACCTCGGCGTCGATGCCCCCTTGCTTTTCCTTTTGCGCGCTCCCAATTTGTCCAAGTGACCAGGCCAGGGCAACGCGCAGCTCGCGGTCGGCGTACTCGGCAAAGGAGCTCAACAGCGGCAAGGCAGGGGAAGCATCGGAGCCCAACTTGCCGAGTGCCCAAATCGCCTCGGTCTTTTCCCGGTGAAGGGGCTGCTCGTAACTTTCGCCTGTTCCTTCGTGCTGGACAGTGACACAATCCGGGCCGCGCAGGATGTCCATGCAGAGCTGGCAAGCTGGTGGGTATCTGAGGTTCCCCAGGGCGAAGAGCGCGGCGCAACGCAGATTGGTGGAGCCGGGCGGCGTTCTCGCCAACAGCCGGTGCAAGGCCCCGGCACTGCGGCTATCGCGCAGCCGGCTGACGATGTTGACCGCCTCGAATTGCAGCCCGCTGGAGAGGGGTATCGTCGCAAGTTCAAGGATTTCCAGGCAGGGGCGCAGGAGGGCCTGCGGCGGCCCCAAGCCCATGCCGATGGACGGACCCAATTGCTCGCCAAAGAACGTCCACGGTTCTTGTGGGCGCGCGGCGGAGGTAACTGGCGTCAGCAGGTCGCCCAGCCGTTGTCGCAACTCCTCTTCGTGCACGAGGACGCGCACGACCTCTGCGGTCAGCGGGAATTCGTCGCTGGCGAGGCGCTTGCTCATGGTCGCCAGCCACTGCTCTGCTGCGGGTTCAGCAGACGCCGCCATGAGGGCGCTGAGCGCATCTTGGTGCCGCTGCCGAGAGAATGCGCAGGCTTGGTTCCCCCGCACGTCCCATGGCGGCACATAACGGGTGGCCAAGTGCTCCAGCACCGCCAGCTCCAACAAGCGGACGCACACCTCGACGATCGCTTGTACCGGGGCGAAAGTGTCACTGCCGCCAGCGAGGCGTTCAAACAGACGACGGGTTCTTTCCCAGTTCTGGCGTTGTGCAGAGAAGAGGGCCAGGAGCTGAAGAATCTGTTCCGATCCTTGCGCGGCAAGGTGCAGCTGGTAGAGGCGATGCCAAAACTCGTTGGCAATGCGTTCCTGCAGGGTACGAGGCGGGCCTATCCATGCGCCCTGCGGGCTGCGATAGACGAGTTCCCAGGGCTCGTAGGTAGCCAGCACCTGCGCCAAGGATTCGTTCAGGCCTTTTGTGTCCTGAAGCGGCATGTCAGGAGCGAACCAGGTTCCTGAGGTCCTCCTCTAACCGGCTTGGTTGCAGGAGGACCAGCCACCCTTCGCCGTAGGGGTCGCGCGCAGTTATCTGTGGGTCTTCTTTCACCTTATCGTTTATGGCCACCACGGTGCCGCTCACTGGCGTCCACAGCCGGTAGACGTTGCGGTCAAAACCGGACACGCGGGCAATCACGTCGCCCTGGTTGACCACGGTCCCCACTTCCGGCAGCTGCATGGAGACGACCCTCTTGACGCTCATCTGAAAGATGTGGTGCATCCCTACCTGTACGGTGCCATCCGGCATGGGCCGTGCCCAGGAGTGCTCAGGGATGGCGTGCAGGCCTGGGGGCATGACCACTAACTTCTCGTCCGGAGGAGCCTCGCGGGCCGGGCGCAGCACGCGCATGCGCTCCTCCGCGCGCGCCACCAGGCTGCGGAGCTCCGAGGGGGTAAAAGGCTTAGGGATGTAGTCAAACGCCCCCATTTTGATCGCCTGCACTGCGCTCTTGATGGAGGGGTAGCCGGTGACCATGATCACCGCCACGTCTGGCCGCCTCTCTTTGAGTGCCTTGAGCAGGTCCATGCCACTGAGGCCGGGCATCATCAGGTCTGCGACGATGACGTCGTACGGGGCGGCCAGGTCTTTGCTCAGAGCTTCCTCCCCGCTCAAGGCGGTGTCTACCTCGCGATCTTGGTCGGCGATGGCCGCGGCCATGCTCTTGCAGACCGGGACCTCGTCGTCGACCACCAGTACTCTTGATCGAGCGCTCATGATCGTCCTCCTTGGTGAGCTGAATCTGACCCCTCTATGGGAAGTCGCACGGTGACCATCGTGCCGCTCTCCACTTCGCTGTC containing:
- a CDS encoding response regulator — its product is MSARSRVLVVDDEVPVCKSMAAAIADQDREVDTALSGEEALSKDLAAPYDVIVADLMMPGLSGMDLLKALKERRPDVAVIMVTGYPSIKSAVQAIKMGAFDYIPKPFTPSELRSLVARAEERMRVLRPAREAPPDEKLVVMPPGLHAIPEHSWARPMPDGTVQVGMHHIFQMSVKRVVSMQLPEVGTVVNQGDVIARVSGFDRNVYRLWTPVSGTVVAINDKVKEDPQITARDPYGEGWLVLLQPSRLEEDLRNLVRS
- a CDS encoding HEAT repeat domain-containing protein — translated: MPLQDTKGLNESLAQVLATYEPWELVYRSPQGAWIGPPRTLQERIANEFWHRLYQLHLAAQGSEQILQLLALFSAQRQNWERTRRLFERLAGGSDTFAPVQAIVEVCVRLLELAVLEHLATRYVPPWDVRGNQACAFSRQRHQDALSALMAASAEPAAEQWLATMSKRLASDEFPLTAEVVRVLVHEEELRQRLGDLLTPVTSAARPQEPWTFFGEQLGPSIGMGLGPPQALLRPCLEILELATIPLSSGLQFEAVNIVSRLRDSRSAGALHRLLARTPPGSTNLRCAALFALGNLRYPPACQLCMDILRGPDCVTVQHEGTGESYEQPLHREKTEAIWALGKLGSDASPALPLLSSFAEYADRELRVALAWSLGQIGSAQKEKQGGIDAEVVIALLRLLASREPRVVEEAAFALRSLELPDFLHTLYLHDFAAMPILALKPCSTGLYELSETLFHLMAVKQPVVMAVAGDSGTGKTYFCQAIAQGFAHVRASDILYLMRDKPANKIFNRILGLAWLRAHVDPQYYQDDSIAPEEDDPERYFDEFMAQHAGKKLIILDGWRDAAYFHRVIERFYERGFLDVIVSFRTTHSTRRLNLEEREGNLESVSSHLCLVEDPPIEGTRFYREGEVLIYNLDNSIPSRLTMPEIQQVFAARKVRAWGEQISIGPFVERSSPLRRESFKASVCTERVAIVPRPWQGAPSDTFPPQESTFGRLLNPDVATEPYLLETLDTRGLEITQIAFYTHGQVAFGAADGRVGIMVGFNDRLFAHWAHRSKVEALRVLGAHLCTVDQEGHVHLSNFEEGTHRRLPGCGSPACLVAALPPRRLVTGHKDGRLVVWELDASLGAELPGPGARLLDLAADRRGRIYAASDDGSVRIWDLARGELQTISNLPGVPEQIAPYPDGRLAVALVRDPLKEDTELAIALVDHDSGDGELYRVGKGKAACLTTYPDGRLFIGTLPAGREGTLGVVDLRPGFSSVAWVSGHAAGTTCCLTMGPRIITCGQESDGKRTVKIWGAASYVQQEQSRQQLLSPGRPRPAYYRTLF